The Branchiostoma floridae strain S238N-H82 chromosome 8, Bfl_VNyyK, whole genome shotgun sequence genome has a segment encoding these proteins:
- the LOC118421472 gene encoding lysosome-associated membrane glycoprotein 1-like codes for MMASSRGHLALFSPLLFLYFVLGTTTAGVMPRYDPAASEQLADTTTLPPPPLPPPSIGRFNVSDSSTGIRCILVHMGVQFKIQYTSKDGDDLMADFQLSPYADDSGNCDNGQGEAAILLQWPLSDEGPNYQFTLSFKKDSQASEFHLNDIVLNYNLTEDDFPNANETNAIKTIEKHDIQDTFSAPLGQSYQCRTEQTIQVGNVATINFVGVQLQPFEVKGDEFGEPKVCPEDIAGTTPPPTTRPAPPLPPPTVGHFNVTDDSGNMCILASLGLQFKIQYDSRDGDEDLADFQLSPSADVGGECDNGQGEASLLMRWPVGADDQAPYTLALVFTKVRNVFSLSGLVFNYNLTQDDFPDANETDSQKTITMNDLKDQFSAPVGQSYMCQSEQTLQDGTVATLNFVGVQLQPFEVKDNKFGAPRVCSEDLTTTPRPPGPSTTAYMPLPIPGDWKVTNSSGMVCMRVKASIQFKVKYYTTRGTLEQTDLTVPPHIGASGTCAGVTGNSASLVLSWDNLYTVTIKFSKNIGTDSTSFKLNNIQVEYTVNEDGFPECRDCGTAGRASNLTVDAYHGKVGRALTCATPTVIPVDTNVTMKIAELEAQPFGVGRDGQFGETDQCPQDDTPSGGSSGGTVALAVCLTLFVIIAFGVTCYFYRKKRSEYQKF; via the exons ATGATGGCAAGTTCCAGAGGACATTTGGCGTTGTTTTCGCCGTTGTTGTTTCTGTACTTTGTACTTGGGACGACTACAGCAGGTGTGATGCCCAGGTATGACCCGGCGGCTTCAGAACAACTCGCAGATACCACTACCTTGCCTCCCCCTCCCCTGCCGCCTCCTAGTATCG GACGTTTCAACGTCAGCGACTCCTCCACCGGTATCCGGTGCATCCTGGTACACATGGGTGTGCAGTTTAAGATCCAGTACACGTCCAAAGATGGCGACGATCTCATGGCTGACTTCCAGCTCTCTCCGTACGCAGACGACAGCGGCAACTGTGATAACGGTCAGGGAGAGGCAGCCATTCT CCTCCAATGGCCGCTGAGCGATGAAGGACCCAACTACCAGTTCACCCTGTCCTTCAAGAAGGACTCCCAAGCCTCGGAATTCCACCTTAACGACATCGTGCTCAACTACAACCTGACCGAGGACGACTTCCCCAACGCTAACGAGACCAACGCGATAAAGACCATTGAGAAGCACGACATCCAGGACACGTTTAGCGCGCCGCTAG GTCAGTCCTACCAGTGCCGCACCGAGCAGACCATACAGGTGGGAAACGTCGCCACCATCAACTTTGTGGGGGTTCAGCTCCAGCCGTTCGAAGTGAAGGGAGATGAGTTCGGGGAGCCGAAAGTCTGCCCGGAGGACATCGCGGGCACCACACCTCCCCCCACCACCCGGCCTGCCCCGCCGCTTCCACCGCCCACAGTCG GTCACTTCAACGTGACTGACGACTCGGGAAACATGTGCATCCTGGCTTCTCTCGGTCTGCAGTTCAAGATCCAGTACGACTCCAGAGATGGGGACGAGGACTTAGCGGACTTCCAGCTGTCCCCGTCCGCTGACGTGGGCGGCGAATGTGACAACGGACAGGGAGAGGCGTCGCTTCT TATGAGGTGGCCTGTAGGCGCTGATGACCAGGCTCCCTACACACTCGCCCTGGTCTTCACCAAGGTCAGGAACGTCTTCAGTCTCAGCGGCCTCGTCTTTAACTACAACCTGACCCAAGACGACTTCCCAGACGCCAACGAGACCGACTCCCAGAAGACCATCACGATGAACGACCTTAAGGACCAGTTCAGCGCGCCGGTAGGACAGTCTTACATGTGTCAGAGTGAGCAGACCTTACAGGACGGAACCGTCGCGACGTTGAACTTCGTCGGGGTTCAGCTGCAGCCGTTCGAGGTGAAGGACAACAAGTTCGGCGCGCCCAGAGTCTGCTCCGAGGATCTGACCACAACTCCCCGGCCTCCCGGCCCCTCAACTACCGCCTACATGCCCCTGCCGATACCCGGCGACTGGAAGGTCACGAACAGCAGTGGCATG GTGTGTATGAGAGTAAAAGCCAGTATCCAGTTCAAAGTGAAGTACTACACGACACGGGGCACGTTAGAACAGACGGACCTGACCGTGCCGCCCCACATCGGCGCCTCGGGGACATGCGCAGGGGTTACCGGGAACAGCGCAAGCCTCGTCCTCTCATGGGACAACTT GTACACGGTAACTATCAAATTCTCCAAAAACATCGGGACGGACAGTACCAGCTTCAAGCTGAACAACATCCAGGTGGAGTACACGGTGAACGAGGACGGGTTTCCGGAGTGCCGGGACTGTGGGACGGCTGGTCGCGCCTCTAACCTCACCGTGGACGCCTACCACGGGAAGGTGGGCAGGGCCCTGACGTGTGCCACTCCCACCGTCATCCCGGTGGACACCAACGTGAC GATGAAGATTGCGGAGCTCGAAGCGCAGCCGTTCGGCGTCGGTCGTGACGGACAGTTTGGGGAGACTGACCAGTGTCCGCAGGACGACACCCCGTCGGGCGGGAGCTCGGGAGGGACCGTCGCGCTGGCCGTGTGCCTCACGCTCTTCGTCATCATAGCTTTCGGCGTCACCTGTTACTTCTACCGGAAAAAGAGGTCCGAGTACCAGAAATTCTAA
- the LOC118421457 gene encoding neuronal acetylcholine receptor subunit alpha-7-like — protein sequence MECEVCFSASTAIEQTIQCYEESSALDVQVRHPCGSYSPSKAEGEWYRRDMTSAKHQKEACFSLQLSRIPTFHIATTVGPCIILIVLMTITFIMPIGEGDRISFGVTIQLSMVVSLVFVTDVIPVKGALPFFATLIIVCMGLMGLFLFLTMAVIFIHGKEGSLSPTARVIFLRYTARILLLGDLMEDKQASAGTAGGDDPLTNHAAVELTIAFDDNGMVAKDGRSAPEMWMWGGGRSRIIGRAFQPPTGRRSTGSSGENELTRTVRKGNEDLIKAVKIGTEKMGERFTELKNEMKELTKAVKNEEVVSDYTLLAKVLDRLCLILYVISIVAAIPLTRYLSR from the exons ATGGAATGCGAAGTCTGTTTTTCTGCATCCACGGCAATCGAGCAAACAATAC AATGCTACGAGGAAAGCTCCGCATTAGATGTACAAGTGCGTCATCCTTGTGGATCTTACTCCCCTTCAAAAGCGGAGGGAGAATGGTACCGCAGGGATATGACCTCCGCAAAACATCAGAAGGAGGCGTGCTTCTCTCTTCAACTGTCAAGGATCCCCACATTCCACATCGCCACGACTGTTGGACCCTGCATCATCCTGATTGTGCTGATGACCATCACCTTCATCATGCCCATAGGAGAAGGAGACCGGATCTCCTTCGGAGTGACCATTCAACTGTCTATGGTCGTCTCTCTTGTGTTTGTTACAGACGTTATTCCTGTCAAGGGAGCTCTACCATTTTTCG CCACGCTGATCATCGTGTGCATGGGCCTGATGGGACTGTTCCTCTTTCTCACCATGGCCGTCATCTTCATTCACGGCAAAGAGGGGAGCCTGTCTCCCACGGCGAGGGTTATTTTCCTCCGCTACACAGCAAG GATATTACTTCTGGGAGATCTCATGGAGGACAAGCAAGCCAGCGCCGGTACCGCGGGCGGTGACGATCCCCTGACCAACCACGCTGCCGTAGAGCTGACCATCGCCTTTGACGACAATGGCATGGTGGCTAAGGATGGAAGAAGCGCCCCTGAAATGTGGATGTGGGGTGGTGGAAGATCCAGGATAATTGGACGGGCGTTTCAGCCTCCTACAGGGCGTAGGTCCACTGGATCCTCGGGAGAGAATGAGCTGACCAGGACGGTGAGGAAAGGAAACGAGGATCTGATCAAGGCCGTGAAGATCGGAACGGAGAAGATGGGCGAAAGGTTCACCGAGTTGAAGAACGAGATGAAGGAGCTGACCAAGGCAGTAAAGAACGAGGAGGTGGTGTCCGACTACACCTTGCTGGCGAAGgttctggacaggctgtgtCTGATCCTGTACGTCATCAGCATCGTGGCAGCCATTCCATTGACCAGGTATTTGAGCAGGTAA
- the LOC118421834 gene encoding uncharacterized protein LOC118421834, translating into MVGRVIIINRGDCCQERINPFNIHIGDSELIHTNPKCGGDHQIDVSQPSISVPCEGMKGRYVGVRLPGPSRTLTLCEVHISGIVKCSPGYFRCADKYTCILSWRRCDGTSDCPDRSDEERCVCSRIPEDFQLNSRLTMLPNPMKQTTAEEIRNSSAVELLNSSYSIAGEHHPELREFVSTVIFPGCNVTKENLHHCPSSNITASCVGRQLLPCRSWCEEVFSMSEALMRDLLPPCELFPSPQHACWNPEPAVKDTEVCYHGTGTNYRGAWSTTTSGAKSLEWSDDNYKAEYPWANLDKNYCRNPTGLERPFCLTEDDSVSCADRGPPIYGKRTPSKRFYLLEEKVTYTCNDGYMLEYGYPREVRCRQGNSSSAGVWEYHMPTCSVNYKRRLQKELLGTYSASLAPDENVTINFWGEVEQIVNLDEKKEQLLASLIIDFTWYDARLKWNPKYYGDIETFSVPGKDIWIPAFTLKRK; encoded by the exons ATGGTTGGCAG AGTGATCATCATTAACCGCGGGGACTGTTGTCAGGAGCgaatcaaccccttcaacatccacatcggagATTCCGAGCTCATTCACACGAATCCCAAGTGTGGAGGTGACCATCAAATCGACGTGAGccagccgtccatttccgtccCGTGTGAGGGGATGAAGGGGCGCTACGTAGGCGTCCGTCTTCCCGGACCCTCCCGAACACTGACCTTGTGTGAAGTACATATCTCGG GTATCGTGAAGTGCTCCCCTGGGTATTTCCGCTGTGCAGACAAATACACCTGCATATTGTCATGGAGACGCTGTGACGGGACCTCAGACTGTCCGGACCGCAGCGACGAGGAAAGATGTG TGTGCTCGAGAATTCCCGAGGATTTCCAGCTCAACAGCAGACTCACCATGTTACCGAACCCGATGAAGCAGACGACAGCCGAGGAGATACGGAACTCCTCTGCCGTGGAGCTTCTCAACAGTTCCTACAGCATCGCGGGGGAACACCATCCGGAGTTACGAGAATTCGTATCTACTGTAATTTTTCCAGGATGCAATGTGACTAAAGAGAACCTTCACCACTGTCCGTCTTCAAACATCACGGCCTCATGCGT TGGAAGACAGCTGCTGCCATGCCGTTCTTGGTGTGAGGAAGTGTTCAGCATGAGTGAAGCCCTGATGAGGGACCTGCTGCCTCCATGTGAGCTGTTCCCGTCACCACAGCACGCCTGTTGGAACCCTGAACCAGCAGTGAAAGATACGGAAG TTTGCTATCATGGCACTGGCACAAACTACCGTGGAGCATGGAGTACAACTACTTCCGGGGCAAAGAGTCTTGAGTGGTCAGATGATAACTACAAGGCAGAGTACCCCTGGGCTAACCTGGACAAGAACTACTGCCGTAACCCTACCGGTCTGGAGCGGCCATTTTGTTTAACCGAGGACG ATTCCGTTAGCTGTGCAGACAGAGGGCCTCCAATCTACGGCAAGAGAACTCCGAGCAAGAGGTTCTACCTGTTGGAAGAAAAGGTGACGTACACGTGTAACGACGGCTACATGCTGGAGTACGGTTATCCTCGGGAAGTCAGGTGCCGCCAGGGGAACTCCTCGTCCGCCGGCGTCTGGGAATATCACATGCCCACTTGTTCAG TAAACTATAAGCGACGGCTGCAAAAGGAGCTACTAGGGACCTACAGTGCGAGTCTGGCACCTGACGAAAATGTCACCATCAACTTCTGGGGGGAAGTGGAACAAATCGTCAACTTG GATGAAAAGAAGGAGCAGCTTCTTGCTTCTTTGATCATCGATTTC ACATGGTACGACGCTAGGCTGAAGTGGAACCCAAAGTATTACGGTGATATCGAGACATTCAGCGTTCCTGGCAAGGATATTTGGATCCCAGCATTCACTCTCAAGAGGAAGTAG
- the LOC118421530 gene encoding uncharacterized protein LOC118421530 isoform X2 → MAPNLRKRKRTPASSASTSTSENKHSEPEEDVVTMSTVRELLDDQKKDFTSLMDLQAKNFKSFIQTVMETTNRRLDDIIRDVEDVKGSLQNSQREIVDLKASSDQHHGRISDIEWEFCQLRRDMKLPPPVYIKREPASPSRQTAVKEEEDSDTDDWRDIWTIYVQELFSVYRHVRGIIRLHKKATVDELIRKVSEGRNMPIPEMRLMFKGRSLEYGQAKHLFDFNIRDLDTIYLLKRQVSNNSTKPSPTSTNQQDQEDTEDSDVDLDSDIWQLHVKEGSQIHHVHIHKNATVDELIRKVSKERNIPIGELEIFPCRGAHTLKYGQGKHLYDYDIQDGDEFYLFRHRSEDNVFNEKPHALSTCDEDESFIASDQDEGRVVSDIPDIKLKIDADASSDDD, encoded by the exons ATGGCCCCGAACTTACGTAAGAGAAAACGTACACCTGCGAGTTCTGCGTCTACTTCTACttctgaaaacaaacattctgAGCCCGAGGAAGATGTCGTCACCATGTCCACAGTGAGAGAGCTTCTTGACGACCAGAAGAAGGACTTCACCAGCCTCATGGACCTCCAGGCGAAGAACTTCAAATCTTTTATTCAGACG GTGATGGAGACAACCAACAGGCGACTTGATGACATTATTCGTGATGTGGAGGACGTCAAGGGAAGCCTGCAGAACTCACAAAGGGAGATTGTAGACCTGAAAGCATCGTCCGACCAGCATCATGGGAGAATCTCGGACATTGAATGGGAATTCTGTCAGCTCAGACGCGACATGAAGCTGCCACCACCAG TTTACATCAAGAGAGAACCTGCCAGCCCCTCTCGCCAAACGGCAgtgaaggaggaggaggactCTGATACAGACGACTGGAGGGACATCTGGACAATCTATGTGCAGGAACTTTTCTCTGTGTACAGGCATGTTCGGGGAATTATCCGACTCCACAAG aaAGCCACAGTGGACGAACTGATACGAAAGGTGAGCGAAGGAAGAAACATGCCAATCCCGGAGATGCGTCTCATGTTCAAGGGCCGTTCACTCGAGTATGGCCAAGCGAAACATCTGTTCGACTTCAACATTCGAGACCTTGACACCATTTACCTTCTCAAGCGCCAGGTCAGCAATAACTCAACTAAACCTTCACCGACGTCCACCAACCAGCAAGACCAGGAGGACACTGAGGACTCTGATGTAGATCTGGACAGTGACATCTGGCAACTTCATGTGAAAGAAGGATCTCAAATTCACCATGTTCACATCCACAAG AATGCTACAGTTGATGAGCTGATCAGAAAGGTGAGCAAAGAGAGAAACATCCCTATTGGGGAGCTGGAGATCTTTCCCTGCCGTGGGGCCCATACCCTGAAGTACGGCCAAGGGAAACATCTGTACGACTATGATATTCAAGACGGAGACGAATTCTACCTCTTCCGCCACCGGTCAGAAGACAACGTCTTTAATGAGAAACCTCATGCCCTCAGCACGTGTGATGAAGACGAGAGTTTTATTGCTTCTGATCAGGATGAGGGTAGAGTCGTG TCCGACATACCAGATATAAAGTTGAAAATTGATGCTGATGCCTCGTCGGATGATGACTAG
- the LOC118421530 gene encoding uncharacterized protein LOC118421530 isoform X1 yields the protein MAPNLRKRKRTPASSASTSTSENKHSEPEEDVVTMSTVRELLDDQKKDFTSLMDLQAKNFKSFIQTVMETTNRRLDDIIRDVEDVKGSLQNSQREIVDLKASSDQHHGRISDIEWEFCQLRRDMKLPPPVYIKREPASPSRQTAVKEEEDSDTDDWRDIWTIYVQELFSVYRHVRGIIRLHKKATVDELIRKVSEGRNMPIPEMRLMFKGRSLEYGQAKHLFDFNIRDLDTIYLLKRQVSNNSTKPSPTSTNQQDQEDTEDSDVDLDSDIWQLHVKEGSQIHHVHIHKNATVDELIRKVSKERNIPIGELEIFPCRGAHTLKYGQGKHLYDYDIQDGDEFYLFRHRSEDNVFNEKPHALSTCDEDESFIASDQDEGRVVSVIRCTYADIWGYDPNAGSDREQGAPCSDIPDIKLKIDADASSDDD from the exons ATGGCCCCGAACTTACGTAAGAGAAAACGTACACCTGCGAGTTCTGCGTCTACTTCTACttctgaaaacaaacattctgAGCCCGAGGAAGATGTCGTCACCATGTCCACAGTGAGAGAGCTTCTTGACGACCAGAAGAAGGACTTCACCAGCCTCATGGACCTCCAGGCGAAGAACTTCAAATCTTTTATTCAGACG GTGATGGAGACAACCAACAGGCGACTTGATGACATTATTCGTGATGTGGAGGACGTCAAGGGAAGCCTGCAGAACTCACAAAGGGAGATTGTAGACCTGAAAGCATCGTCCGACCAGCATCATGGGAGAATCTCGGACATTGAATGGGAATTCTGTCAGCTCAGACGCGACATGAAGCTGCCACCACCAG TTTACATCAAGAGAGAACCTGCCAGCCCCTCTCGCCAAACGGCAgtgaaggaggaggaggactCTGATACAGACGACTGGAGGGACATCTGGACAATCTATGTGCAGGAACTTTTCTCTGTGTACAGGCATGTTCGGGGAATTATCCGACTCCACAAG aaAGCCACAGTGGACGAACTGATACGAAAGGTGAGCGAAGGAAGAAACATGCCAATCCCGGAGATGCGTCTCATGTTCAAGGGCCGTTCACTCGAGTATGGCCAAGCGAAACATCTGTTCGACTTCAACATTCGAGACCTTGACACCATTTACCTTCTCAAGCGCCAGGTCAGCAATAACTCAACTAAACCTTCACCGACGTCCACCAACCAGCAAGACCAGGAGGACACTGAGGACTCTGATGTAGATCTGGACAGTGACATCTGGCAACTTCATGTGAAAGAAGGATCTCAAATTCACCATGTTCACATCCACAAG AATGCTACAGTTGATGAGCTGATCAGAAAGGTGAGCAAAGAGAGAAACATCCCTATTGGGGAGCTGGAGATCTTTCCCTGCCGTGGGGCCCATACCCTGAAGTACGGCCAAGGGAAACATCTGTACGACTATGATATTCAAGACGGAGACGAATTCTACCTCTTCCGCCACCGGTCAGAAGACAACGTCTTTAATGAGAAACCTCATGCCCTCAGCACGTGTGATGAAGACGAGAGTTTTATTGCTTCTGATCAGGATGAGGGTAGAGTCGTGTCCGTGATACGGTGTACCTACGCTGATATCTGGGGCTATGATCCGAATGCCGGTAGTGATCGCGAGCAAGGAGCTCCTTGTTCCGACATACCAGATATAAAGTTGAAAATTGATGCTGATGCCTCGTCGGATGATGACTAG